DNA sequence from the Augochlora pura isolate Apur16 chromosome 11, APUR_v2.2.1, whole genome shotgun sequence genome:
CGACGCGATCGATGGAGCATGGAAACGTCTGGGACCTCGGTCGGTCGGTTGGTCGGTCGCTCGACTCATCCATCCAACCAATTCACGAACCAGGACTCTCGTTACCGTAACGAGAAATTACGCGGTCGAGTCTCTTTCGAAGGCTCTCCGATCGCGTTGGTTCGGCTTGGCGTTGGTATCGGGAACGACTACGACAAAAGACGGAAGGTGGATCGAAACGATTCACGTTGTCGCAACGACGTCTTGCCGTATTTTTCTTTGGTCTCTCGTCGACTCGAGTTTGATGTCTTGAACAGGCTCGACTTTCTTAAACGCGGCGACCAGACCACCGAAGAAGAGCACAACGCCGACCAGACTACACCATTGAAATCCAGCTTCGATCGCGTTGACGAGATAGTGGCTCCGATAAAGCAGCTGCTTCACAGATTCGGGAAACTCCTCGACCTTGGTGTCCGTCCAGATCACCGGCAAGATCGTTCCGTCTTTCAAACGATCCGCGAACGGCAATCCAACAGCCTTGCGCACCTCCATGTTCAGCTGAAGCTTCATCCTGGTGGCCAACGTGATGCCCAATCGCTGAAATTGTTTCGGAATCGATGAAGATCGCGTCGGCGCGTAGAGAAAAGTTGACTCGCTCACCTGGTGAAGATCGATGTAGCTCTCGCGATGTTCTCGCTTCGGCGACAAACCGTCGATCTCTTCGAACAGAGACTCGTCCGCCGCGTAAAAGTGAGGAAACGAAACCAGCAGCGGAGTGCCGGCTCTGCAGGTGGAAACGTTGAAGGTCCCGGCCGGGGGGCATCTCCTCGAGTCGCGATTGTCGGGATCCTTTTGACAAAAGCAGGTGTTCTCGTCGGACGTTGTCGTGAAGACGTTGCTCGGCAGTTTGAACCTAGTAACGACAGCGGTAACGAAACAATGTCGCGACGCTACGTAAGGGAAGGAAGACGATTTCGCTTACCTATAAGTAGGAATGCCTTGGGCGTTGTCGCGCCGATCGAATTCGAACGGTATACGCCGGCAAACGTCTTTCGCGTACACCTGCAGCGTGGTGTTGTACGGCTGTTCGATCCAGTGCGGCGGGAACATGCTGCCGTCGGTGCCGAACACACGATCGCATTGCTCGTCTTCCCAGACCTTGCGATCCTGCACCCCGTTCACTCGCTCGATCAGTCCGATGTGTTCGAGATCGTCGACTCCCGTGCGCATCGTGATGCGATCTTCGTTTACGCCGTTTCTCTGAAATTTCCAAACGATTAAGATTACCAATGCGATTTCCAGATCTTTTTGCTGCGCGTCGCTTTCTTGGCCCCTGATCTCTCCGCGACCTCCGAGACCTTGCAGTCACGCGACAGTGTCGATCCATGCATCGCGATCGGTAGAACGTTTTGCGGTGTTTCGAGCGATCGTTGCAACGAGCGAgcgggagagaaaaagagagagagagagagaaattggtCGGATCAGCTTTAATCGTAACCGTAGTCGCAGTCGCAGTGATAATACGTACAAATGCGAGAAGTCCAAATTTTTCGAATGGAAGGTTGACTTTTAGCGACGAGTAAGGCTTGATCGTGCTAAAGAGTTCGTCTTCGTAGCCCCAAAGGAATTCGCCGACCGGCAACTTGAGGAACAGCTTGGAGCGTAGGCCGGAAAGCAGCATGGTCAAGAATAGCTGCATCAGGTAGGGTAAGTTTCGAGAGAAGGCCAACATGGACACGAGTAAGACGTTCGGAACGATCACCGTTTGATCGTCCGACTCGCCGGACACCCACTCGAAGGTTCTTCTCTCTTGGTAGGTAATCGTCCCATTCTCGTGTATCTGCGGGTTCACTCTGCTCAAAGACTCCCGGTAGACGAAAGGTCCGACCTCTTGCACCCGCAGCTTGGTCGCGTTCCCGCTCTCAAACTCCTTCAGATTGGTGTAGTTGAACACGTAGACGCTCAACAGCAGACCGACCGGCGGCTGCTGCCACAGCAGATACGCCGACGTGCCGTTTCGTAGCTCCAAGTTGGACAGGACCGCATTTTGGAACGCATTCGTGAACCAAAACGCCACAAACATCGTTATGCTGATGAACGCGGCCAAGCCGTAAAGCCACAGGACCCGCCTGCTCCTCGATCCGTCGAAGCCTTTCCGGATCGCTCTCGCCCAGCACCTCGTCTCCATGGTATCAACGATTCACGATCTCTTCGTCGCGGTTTTACTAAAACGAATGGTCAAACGGTAGAACGAACGGACCCGCGAACGCGCGGTTCTCGATTACAGCCGAGGCGCTTGTTTGCTCGCTCTTCCGACGGTCTGTTCGCCGCCAAAGAATACGTTGACGGCGCACAAAAATCTCCCCACCTTTCCTCGAATCGTTGATAACCTTTTCCGCGATGATGACCCCAGTTTGCCACCAAAGTTGGGACACGCTCTTGAAATCCTCTCGACGACCGGTGACTGGTGCTCGGACGACGCTGCGATCCGCGGATCGCGCCGCTCCTGCTCCTCGACTTCTTCCTCCGCTCGACGGAGACATTCCTCTATCGTTCGATTCGATCCGCCTCTTTCCCTCGAGCTTCTGCCAGTTACGATCTCGTCGCGTTCACAATTTTTCCACGAGTTTTACGCGTCGATGCGACAACGTGACGTTGCGGAAACATCGACCGCGTTTCCGAGGAGAGTATCGGTATCTCGCGCAGACGAAAAAATCCATAGGAAGATCGATAATTGACCCGTCATTGCCTCGATGTCAAAAGTGGGATTTCCTACCGAAGCGTACACGTTTCCCGTCTACGAAGTGATACGAGGCGATACGAGACGATACTGGTCCATGCAAGACGGGCCATAATTCACGCGCTACCATAATTCCTGAAAAAGCTGCCCGGACGCGTGCCATAGAGAAATCAATGTCGCTCGAATTCGAAATCGCCGAGTTTTTGTGTTCAGACTAATCATTTTTGCGAGAAGCGGGAAAAATTGGCGCAACGCAACGCGCCGGAAGCCGGTGACTCCGAAAAGGGTCATCTCGATGCGCTTCGTCGCCGTTGATTCAGTTTTATCGAGACCGTTCGATGTTGTGACTGGCAGATGCCCTTTTCACCCGCTTGTGTCGTGCGAACATGGCGCGAACCGTGTCACGATCCGCGTCGTGCCCCGGTATGTCCATATCCATGTCCACATCCATATCCATATTCCCCGGACGAGTACAAACATCGCTCGAGCGTGGCAAATCGAACGACTCTTCTTATCCGGTACGATTGTATTATTCTTCGCTCGGAGACAAACGATTCAGGGAGAAACGGCGCTTCTTTCATAAAAGAAGACCACAACAGTCGCACGACCTCGTCGACTCGAAATCTCGAAATGGATCGCTGATCGAGATATGGTCGATAACCGAGAACGAGAACTAGTGCTGCCACGAACCGACGAGGCGAGAACTGACGTTGCCCACACTGCTCGAACATAACCTTTTCATCGCGTTGTTTGTTGTCTAGAATAAATCGGAACAACGATAAGTTATTACACAATAATTCTGAAAGGAAGAAAGTAAAATGGATTTCCAAAATCGTCCAGGAGGCAAAACTGGAGGCGGCGGTGTAGCTTCCTGGTCGGAAAGCAACCGGGATAGAAGAGAACGTCTGCGACAATTGGCGTTAGAAACTATTGATCTAAACAAAGATccgtattttatgaaaaatcacTTAGGTTCTTACGAATGTAAACTGTGTCTGACTCTTCATAACAACGAGGGTAGTTATCTGGCTCATACGCAAGGTAAAAAGCATCAGGCTAACCTAGCTAGAAGAGCTGCCAAAGAAGCCAAGGAAGCGCCGCAGACTCTTGCACCGGAGAAACCTCGAGTTGAACCCaagaaattcgtgaaaattgGTAGACCAGGTTATAGGGTAACCAAGCAACGCGATCCGGAAACTGGGCAACAGAGTCTATTGTTCCAAGTGGATTATCCAGAGGTTGCGGACAATGTAATACCAAGACACAGGTTCATGTCAGCCTATGAACAGAAAGTCGAACCACCAGACCGTAAATGGCAGTATTTACTGTTTGCAGCAGAACCTTATGAAACTATAGCATTTAAGGTAAATTAAACGTACGACGAGATTTGTATGTTGGAAATGGTTTCTAAATGTCATACGCATCTTTCAGGTCCCTAGTAGAGAAGTTGAAAAAGCGGAAGGAAAATTTTGGACACACTGGAATAAGGATACCAAGCAGTTCTTCCTGCAATTTGCATTCAAGAATGAGAAACCGTCGATTGGCAAAGTACCTCCACCACCGGTACCTCTGATAAGACCTGGATTGGGCCCACCGATGGTACCTGTACCACCACCGCCTAGACCTCCAATGTTTAATCCGGTTCCTCCGCCACCCGCGCTTCTAGCTACCGGAATGCAAATACCTCCACCACCTCCGCACATAgcttaataaatacatttttaaatacttttaaataccGGAACTAAGAAACTGTTCTATTTTTAAGGTAATATCCTAATCTGTGTCTcgtctataaattataaaaacgatttccaaccatttttttatttaagaatatacatatattcaaaGAAGGAAGTTAAATTATATCATGTATAAATTTGAACAATCTGCACGGTATAAAACGTTGCACGCACCTTTCGGTCGGTCTTTCCGTGTTCGAAGCTTCGTCAATTCGAATACGtatttttatcgcaatttTTCATCTTGCATATTTATCGTAATTAATGGTTTCTATTAAGGTTTATACGAATATAaatctatacatatttaagttaatttacCTGATAGCAAAGAAATACGTTATATCTTGTTACCGACAAAGTTGGACGGCTTGCGCAGGCGCGGtcgaacagaaatattttgttccgCGTTTCTCGTCGTTCGTCAGCCACCTGACGGCAGAATTCGCAAAGCATCATTCAAAGTTGGATGTTCTGTTTAAGTTTCACGTCGTTATCTGTCGTAACGTTTTGTATAATTGTCCGAAAGTGCAAGTGCGATACAGGCATCGAAAACCCTCGGCTCCCAGCGTTCTTACAAATCTACGAAACGAAGGAATTTCGGAGTCGGGGTGTTGCAGATTCATTTGTACGTTCCTAGTTCGTCGCGGCTAACctcaaaatttgttttcgaaCTGGCTCCCGGGACGATCACCCGGTAGAGAGCGAAAGCAAGAACAACTCGACTCGATTCGGATCCCATAGATTCGATTCGAGACACGCGATTCCTGAGGCTAGAGAGATTTTGCAGGCGATCGACGAACCGACGGTGACGGTCTAGTTAGAATGAGTTCGCAGCAGAGTCCCGCTGCGCTTCAGTCATCGGTGGATCGAGAAAAGGTGTATACGTGGATTACCGAGTTGTCGAACCCTGAGACCAGAGAGAATGCGTTGATGGAACTAAGTAAAAAGCGCGAAGTCGTCCCCGACCTGGCCCCCATGCTGTGGCACTCGTTTGGCACGTCGGCCTCGCTGCTTCAGGAAATTATCAGCATTTATCCTGCCATAAATCCGGCCACGCTGACGGCCTACCAGAGCAACCGCGTGTGCAATGCGTTAGCCTTGCTGCAGTGCGTGGCCAGTCATCCAGAGACCAGATCAGCTTTTCTCCAGGTAAGCCAGCAGAATCCTTCTCTTATCCCATTCGGTTGTACTCTCGAATCTTTGTTGTTCTATAGCAAACATTTTGCTTTTCCAGGCCCATATTCCTTTGTTCTTGTATCCGTTTCTGCACACGATCAGCAAGACACGGCCGTTCGAGTACCTGAGATTGACCAGCTTGGGCGTGATAGGAGCTCTAGTTAAGACCGACGAGCAAGAAGTGATCACATTTCTGCTCACCACTGAAATCATCCCGCTCTGTTTGCGGATTATGGAGAGCGGCTCCGAACTCAGCAAAACGGTGGCTACGTTTATCCTGCAAAAGATTCTGCTGGATGACAGCGGTCTGTCGTACATTTGCCAAACCTACGACAGATTTAGCCACGTCGCGATGATTCTGGGAAAAATGGTCCTGTCCTTGGCCAAAGACCCGTCTGCGAGGCTGTTAAAGCACGTGGTCAGATGTTACTTGAGGCTGTCGGACAACGCGAGGTTCGTCTACCTACTGTTCGCGCGTAATACGCGGATTACAATGTGTTATTACCGAATTCGTTGCAGGGCGTTGCTGGCGCTCAGACAGTGCTTGCCGGATCAACTGAGGGACAACAATACGTTCGCGACCTGCCTACAAGAGGACGCGTCCACCAAACATTGGCTGAACCAACTTTTAAGGAACTTGGAGAACGGCCCCCAACTTGTGCCTCCCGCGCAAGCGGGCCAACAGGATCCCAGGACGATAGGCATGTCGCCTCTCGCGTCTTAACGTTACCCGGTTCTTCTCAGATTTTAGGTTTTGGATTCAAAGACGGTGACGTCCCGTCTCGTTCACAACGACGAATTTCCTCGACGACTGCTGGGCTACGAACAGTTCCCACCTTTGTCTTCTAGTCGCGATGTGCCACCGATCGCAGTACCGCAACGAAGACGATTAAATGCGAGTAATCGCTGATACGGTTTCCGATAAGAGCAGACCGCGGCTCGCCGAAATCACGAAAACGACGACTACGTGAATCTATGAGTATCCCGCAAGgaagagaaacgaagaaacgtATGCCAACAACTTTCACGGATCCATCGCGCGACTTAACACAAACATATGTGTACGCGTTGCGTAAGCGCGAATCTacgataaatatgtatatatttatattgtattatattatgctatagtatattatattgtattatttcacgTGTACGTATATTATTGCGTCTGTTGATCTTCCACGACTGACCGCAGATCGGCAAGCTACGGCGGATTTCGCGTGTCCCGGAAGACGGCTGGATTCCTTACTGGTTCCTCGACGCCATCCATTTCAACCTTTCCGAGTTCCATCGAAACCTTGTCAAAAGCGCGGATCCGTTGGGTACTCGCGTCCACTTTGGACCGCAAGAAACGACGTACCGCCGGCGTATATAATTTCTCGTCCCCTGGTTTGCATCGGTTCGACCCGGTGATCCACGAGACAAGCAAACCAATCGAAATCGCTATCAGAAATCCGACCCACGTGTACCAAAGGTAGGACATTCTGTAGAGGAGAAACGGTTGTTCCCTGGAAccggaaaaatcgaaatgaaaagacAACGGTGTCTGATGGCTTCGGTTATTCGGGGACGATCGTATTGTCACGCACCTGCTCACGATATCGGCGATCGTCGTCAAATTGCCAACACGGTTCTTGATCGATTCCGGGCATCCCTCGATCGACACAGGCTTCGCAGGAAACACGATCTCTCCGGTGGAAACGGCCGCTTGGGTGCCGAGTGAGATCCAGGCGACCAGAGCCAAGCCCACAAGACCACCGACCATCGCGCCCTGTCGCGAGCCAACCGGTAATCAGAAACagacggaaaaagaaaagaatccATCGGTTTTGCTTACCGCGGAGTTGGCGCTCGGAAAGAACATGCCCAGAGTGAACATTCCGAGCAACGGTCCCGCGGTGATACTCGACAAGCTCTTGCCGGCCTGCGAAACGTTAAAAAGCAATCGAGGGCACCGTGCTCGAAATATTAGTCTATTCAATACGTTTATACAAGTAGAACGTAGGAAATAGAATATCGCTGATTAGACTGACGGATCGAAATGGCGTGGCCGGAGGAGGGGAAGATATCGGAAAAGACGAGAAACTTCACCTGAATCAGACCACCGAGTTTCTCGACGAGAAACACCAGAGCCATGCAAACGATACCGATCACGATCACCGTGGCTTTCATCGTTCGGCTGGCAGCCGTGTCCGAGATGGGCCCTCGCAGCCACGGTTTTATCATGTCCTCGAATATCACTCCGGACATGGAGTTCAAGCCAGTGGACATGGTGCTGCAACGAAACGTGGACGCTGACTCCATCATTGACTGCCGATAGGCCGAAGCGAGAAGCCTCTTAGAGCTTACCTGAGGGCTGCGCTAAACACGCAGGCGACGAACAGGCCCGGCAGTCCGGGAATCGAGGTGGATAATTCCATCACGTAGAAAGGTAACAGCTGATCCGATTTACCTATTTGCTGGAACGAATCGCGTTGAATGGCGCGAGCAAAACAAGCTGAAGAACAAGGTGGTAAAAAGAAGCAGGCGACGGAGAAAAAACGGTAGGAGACGCGAGCGGTGGTACCGCGATGTTACCTTGGTTTTCACTGGATCGCAATCGTGAAATGCTGCAAACACGACCAGACCGGTGTAGCAACACAAAGAGACGATGATTATTATGCCAATCGCCATTATCGTGATCGTTCTAAAGAATATGGAAGTCAggcgaaattataataaattaacgagaGCGTCGAACCGCCCGAAGAGACGTTTTCGCTTACGCGTTTGCCATTTTCAGGTTCGGCATCGCCAAGCATCGCTGCACCATCGCCTGGTTTACCGAACAGCTCGCCAACCAGTTCAAGTAGTTGCCAACGACCACGGACCAGAAGGTGTGCCGCGTCGTTGGATCCAGATCCATGCTGGGGGTCGGAAGAATCGAGTAGTTCAGACAACCGGAAGCGCAAACAGAAAGGCAAATTCGCGGCCGCGAAGGTTTCTAGCTTCTTTTCGTAGGTTTTTCCCACGTTTTTAGAGTTTCCAGCGTTGTTTCttacttgaaaaattcgattctatCCGTGTCGCGGTTTCTCTGCCAGACAACATCGAACCCGCCTACTCGGTGTGTACCGTAAACCGCAACGATGATCACACCTCCGAACATCACGATGGTCTGAATAGCGTCTGTCCATACGACAGCTTTCAGGCCTCCCTGGAACACGCGGTTCCGCCATTACGCGGATTGAACGGCGGTTCGATTAGCGGATCCGCGACTCGCCTCCTTCTTACCAGGgtcgtataaaatatgcaaactACACAGACCAGCAGGGCGACCGCGTGCAAATTTATGCCCGACACTTGATTGAACGCCAGCGCGGGAACGTATATCACCAGTGGGATGTACAGTAGCTACGACGACAATCCGTCCTTGAATTTGGATGTACGCGCTGCTTGCAAGCTCGCGTCGCTGCCACTACTCACCATTTTGATCAGAAATATCACGCAACCCATTAGGCGGACGGCGTCGTTGAATCTCAGCTTCAAATACTGAAACCCCGGTTTGCGCAAGTTCAGTACCGATTCTCTATTTACCTAATTGCCTATCGCTTGTCGCAGGTCGACGATGCCGATGCCTCGAGATCTCGAAGCTGAGCATGCAACGAGTACTACCTCGTAGGAAGAAGTAATCCCGAGACCGTAGAACACCGGCAGATAGACAAAGGCCATCGTCAGGGATACGAACGAGTCCGAGATCACGCCGCACCAGAATTGCGTGCCGAACACGTACATCTCGGCAGGCAGCCCGAGGATCGATATCCCTGATATGTAACTGAAAATCGGACGATACGGAATTTATTCCGACTGCGGTTCGCGATTCCCGATTCCTACCTGGCTATCAGAGACATGCTTATGGGGAAGATGGACATGTTTTGCCCGCCCACCAGGTACTCGCGAACCGCGTCCGCGTTTTTTCTCGATTTGTACGCGTAATAGACTCCGACGATAGCGGAAATTCCCAGCATACCCGCGAACACCGCGGAATCGATCAGGTCAAACGATTTCCGAGCTGCATCGTCGCCGTCGGCCATGTTCGCGGCCACGATCTTTCGTTCGCGTTCCAATCGTTTCGACGCTCGAAGATGATGCACTTTGACCGGATCGATTCGCGCGAGAGTAAAACGACACAGGACGGtggttctcgcgcgcgcgcgacactaCGTCTTCTCGTCGATAGGATCCTGAGTCGCGAAACCGTATGCGACCCGGACGTTTGCACGAGCCTCTCTTGGGGAGCCGATTGAATAATTGCAGATTCTGTACTTAGCGTTCCCACTCCGCTTCCTCCATTTTACCTCCGTcgatcgtctctctctctcctctcgatCCATGACGTCTTCGTTCTCTCTTCGACCCCTACGTTATCGCGTCGGTTGCGTGTCCGTCGCCCGTCCATCGTCCATCCGTCGCCGCTCGTAATTCTCGAACGGGTTCCTTCGACAAGAATTCGATCGGAATCCGAGAAGCGGCTCGTAGCAGCGTCGCGGCTCAGAAAAGCGTTAGATCGTGAAAACACGAGAGGCTGAAAGCTCGAAATCGCCGCGTGGCATGTACGGACAGAGGGTGACAGGACAAACGTCGACCGCTTAGCGGAATTGCTCTTTCCGTGCCCCTGTTTGCTCGCGGCCGATTCGTTTACCTTCTCTCCCTGTACACGTCCGGTTCTCGGGTTGGTTTCCTCCCACGGAATGCTACTTTCTGTGATCGATTTCCTTTGCACGCGGTTCGGCAGGAAAAACGGAAACAACCACTCCCGGTTTGTTTCGGCGGTGGTCGGACATCGTGCAACCTCGTCGCATCCTCGCCTCGAAGACCGACGAGACGCGTCGCGCCCTTCCATTCGTGGTGGTCGCGAGGACCGGGTCGTTTCACGGTACATGCACGGTGCGGGAACTCGCGAGCGCAACGGAATAGAACGATGGTCGGAGTACTGAGGATCGCGCTTCTTTCCTCGTTGCTGTCGAGTCTCGAGCGTCAAGCGAACGTCGAGGGCAGCGTGGCCTACGCGAACATCACCGGACACATTATCTTGGGCGGCCTGTTCCCCGTTCACCGAAGAGGCAGCGGAGGCAACAGTTGCGGCGAGATCCAGGTGAGATGAAGCTGCCGCGCGCGACCTGCTCCATACCGTTCGCGTTCCATCGTTCAATTTCCTTTGGTTTCAGATCGAGGACGGAGTTCAACCTCTGGAGGCCATGCTGTACACCGTTGAACGCATCAACGAGAATCCGGCGATTCTTCCAGGCATACGATTAGGTGCGCTGGCCTTCGACACGTGCGACAACCCGAGCTACGCGCTGGAACAGGCGTTCTACTTTGTGAAAGGTAGATTCTTTTCGACCAAGCCCCCGAAAAGAAACCGATTTTCGATCAATCGTTTCGCGACTACGTTTTCTCCTATAGGTTCGATCGCTCGCGGCAGTCGGCACGGGGAAGAAGAGTTCCGATGCGAGGATCGAAGTGCTCCGAGGTTCATGGACGGAGGATTCGACGACGTGATCGCGGTGCTCGGGGCGCAGTCGAGTTCGGTCACCATCCAGGTGAGCTTTTTTGTTCGCGAGACCAGACGACCCGCGCTCCGTGTACCCGTACGATCGAGATTCATTGGATTCGCAGGTCGCGTCGGTGCTGACGCTCTTCTCGATCCCGCAAATCTCGTACATGGCCACGTCGCCGTTCTTGAGCAGCAAAGAAAGATTCCCGCAGTTCTTCCGGACGGTACCGAGCGACGTGAACCAAGCCCGCGCCATGCTCGAGATACTTCGGTGAGTGTGTACGGCTTCCTACGGAGTCCTTGGATTCCTCGATTCGTAACCGAAAACTAACGAGAACGTTCCTTTTCCGACAGACGGTTCGAGTGGTCGTACGCGTCGATCGTTTACTCGGACTCGGAGTACGGCGATCACGGATACGAGACGCTGATCTCCCTGGCGAACGAGTACTCGATCTGCTTCACCGCTCCGCACAGGATCAAAGAGGACCGATTCACGGATCAAGATTACGACGAAGTGGTTCACAGCATCGTCGAGAAAACCGACGTCCGAGGTAAATCGATCGCGGACCGTTTGCTACCCGGTTCGATGTCCGTTATTCGCTATCGACCGTTTCCAGTGGTGGTGCtgttcgcggaaaaatcggcgaCTCTGCGCGTGTTGGAGGCGGCGAGTCGAATGGGTCTACATTCGAAGTTCGTTTGGTTGGGCAGCGACTCGTGGCCGGATCGGATCGACGAAGAACGGAAGAGTAGCGTGTTCGAGATGGAGGGAGCGCTCGCCGTGCAGCCCCTCTACGCCCCGCTCTCGGGCTTCGACGAATATTTCACGGCCCTGACGCTTCGGCACGAGAAACAGAATCCTTGGTTCCGCGAATTCTGGTACAAGTATCACGGATGCGGCTACTCGAGCGAGGAACTCAGGTCCGAGGAGGGGTGCGCGGACCCGAATCTccgaatcgatcgatccaACGGATACAAGCAACGACGCTTCCTGCATTTCGTTCGAGACGCGGTCTACGCGGTCGCATACGCTCTGCGCGACGCGCAGACGGACAACTGTGGCTCAGGATACTACGGCATATGCGAACGAATGCGATCCATGGACGGAGAAACGTTCTCTCGTTATCTGTCCAACGTTTCGTTCGCGGGTAAGTCCATCGATATGGAAATCGAAAGCGACGTCgatatcaaaattttaaacgtttcCCTTTCCGCAGACGAGTCGGGCTATGGATTCGAATTCGTGAACCAAGTGGACGGGCCGCCGAGATACTCGATTCTGAACTTTCGACGAACCACGAACGGCTCCTACCGATGGACGATCGTAGGGAATTACACGCGTATGTCTTTTGCCGTGAACACCGCGTTTACCGTTTTCGTTTCTATCTTCGTTCCGTTTCCACAGCGAACGAACAAGGCCGGGCGG
Encoded proteins:
- the LOC144476843 gene encoding scavenger receptor class B member 1, with the protein product METRCWARAIRKGFDGSRSRRVLWLYGLAAFISITMFVAFWFTNAFQNAVLSNLELRNGTSAYLLWQQPPVGLLLSVYVFNYTNLKEFESGNATKLRVQEVGPFVYRESLSRVNPQIHENGTITYQERRTFEWVSGESDDQTVIVPNVLLVSMLAFSRNLPYLMQLFLTMLLSGLRSKLFLKLPVGEFLWGYEDELFSTIKPYSSLKVNLPFEKFGLLAFRNGVNEDRITMRTGVDDLEHIGLIERVNGVQDRKVWEDEQCDRVFGTDGSMFPPHWIEQPYNTTLQVYAKDVCRRIPFEFDRRDNAQGIPTYRFKLPSNVFTTTSDENTCFCQKDPDNRDSRRCPPAGTFNVSTCRAGTPLLVSFPHFYAADESLFEEIDGLSPKREHRESYIDLHQRLGITLATRMKLQLNMEVRKAVGLPFADRLKDGTILPVIWTDTKVEEFPESVKQLLYRSHYLVNAIEAGFQWCSLVGVVLFFGGLVAAFKKVEPVQDIKLESTRDQRKIRQDVVATT
- the LOC144476846 gene encoding splicing factor 3A subunit 2-like: MDFQNRPGGKTGGGGVASWSESNRDRRERLRQLALETIDLNKDPYFMKNHLGSYECKLCLTLHNNEGSYLAHTQGKKHQANLARRAAKEAKEAPQTLAPEKPRVEPKKFVKIGRPGYRVTKQRDPETGQQSLLFQVDYPEVADNVIPRHRFMSAYEQKVEPPDRKWQYLLFAAEPYETIAFKVPSREVEKAEGKFWTHWNKDTKQFFLQFAFKNEKPSIGKVPPPPVPLIRPGLGPPMVPVPPPPRPPMFNPVPPPPALLATGMQIPPPPPHIA
- the Rcd-1 gene encoding required for cell differentiation 1, translating into MSSQQSPAALQSSVDREKVYTWITELSNPETRENALMELSKKREVVPDLAPMLWHSFGTSASLLQEIISIYPAINPATLTAYQSNRVCNALALLQCVASHPETRSAFLQAHIPLFLYPFLHTISKTRPFEYLRLTSLGVIGALVKTDEQEVITFLLTTEIIPLCLRIMESGSELSKTVATFILQKILLDDSGLSYICQTYDRFSHVAMILGKMVLSLAKDPSARLLKHVVRCYLRLSDNARALLALRQCLPDQLRDNNTFATCLQEDASTKHWLNQLLRNLENGPQLVPPAQAGQQDPRTIGMSPLAS
- the LOC144476841 gene encoding sodium-coupled monocarboxylate transporter 2 isoform X2, with the protein product MADGDDAARKSFDLIDSAVFAGMLGISAIVGVYYAYKSRKNADAVREYLVGGQNMSIFPISMSLIASYISGISILGLPAEMYVFGTQFWCGVISDSFVSLTMAFVYLPVFYGLGITSSYEYLKLRFNDAVRLMGCVIFLIKMLLYIPLVIYVPALAFNQVSGINLHAVALLGGLKAVVWTDAIQTIVMFGGVIIVAVYGTHRVGGFDVVWQRNRDTDRIEFFNMDLDPTTRHTFWSVVVGNYLNWLASCSVNQAMVQRCLAMPNLKMANATITIMAIGIIIIVSLCCYTGLVVFAAFHDCDPVKTKQIGKSDQLLPFYVMELSTSIPGLPGLFVACVFSAALSTMSTGLNSMSGVIFEDMIKPWLRGPISDTAASRTMKATVIVIGIVCMALVFLVEKLGGLIQAGKSLSSITAGPLLGMFTLGMFFPSANSAGAMVGGLVGLALVAWISLGTQAAVSTGEIVFPAKPVSIEGCPESIKNRVGNLTTIADIVSREQPFLLYRMSYLWYTWVGFLIAISIGLLVSWITGSNRCKPGDEKLYTPAVRRFLRSKVDASTQRIRAFDKVSMELGKVEMDGVEEPVRNPAVFRDTRNPP
- the LOC144476841 gene encoding sodium-coupled monocarboxylate transporter 2 isoform X1 produces the protein MADGDDAARKSFDLIDSAVFAGMLGISAIVGVYYAYKSRKNADAVREYLVGGQNMSIFPISMSLIASYISGISILGLPAEMYVFGTQFWCGVISDSFVSLTMAFVYLPVFYGLGITSSYEYLKLRFNDAVRLMGCVIFLIKMLLYIPLVIYVPALAFNQVSGINLHAVALLVCVVCIFYTTLGGLKAVVWTDAIQTIVMFGGVIIVAVYGTHRVGGFDVVWQRNRDTDRIEFFNMDLDPTTRHTFWSVVVGNYLNWLASCSVNQAMVQRCLAMPNLKMANATITIMAIGIIIIVSLCCYTGLVVFAAFHDCDPVKTKQIGKSDQLLPFYVMELSTSIPGLPGLFVACVFSAALSTMSTGLNSMSGVIFEDMIKPWLRGPISDTAASRTMKATVIVIGIVCMALVFLVEKLGGLIQAGKSLSSITAGPLLGMFTLGMFFPSANSAGAMVGGLVGLALVAWISLGTQAAVSTGEIVFPAKPVSIEGCPESIKNRVGNLTTIADIVSREQPFLLYRMSYLWYTWVGFLIAISIGLLVSWITGSNRCKPGDEKLYTPAVRRFLRSKVDASTQRIRAFDKVSMELGKVEMDGVEEPVRNPAVFRDTRNPP
- the LOC144476841 gene encoding sodium-coupled monocarboxylate transporter 2 isoform X3; its protein translation is MADGDDAARKSFDLIDSAVFAGMLGISAIVGVYYAYKSRKNADAVREYLVGGQNMSIFPISMSLIASYISGISILGLPAEMYVFGTQFWCGVISDSFVSLTMAFVYLPVFYGLGITSSYEYLKLRFNDAVRLMGCVIFLIKMGGLKAVVWTDAIQTIVMFGGVIIVAVYGTHRVGGFDVVWQRNRDTDRIEFFNMDLDPTTRHTFWSVVVGNYLNWLASCSVNQAMVQRCLAMPNLKMANATITIMAIGIIIIVSLCCYTGLVVFAAFHDCDPVKTKQIGKSDQLLPFYVMELSTSIPGLPGLFVACVFSAALSTMSTGLNSMSGVIFEDMIKPWLRGPISDTAASRTMKATVIVIGIVCMALVFLVEKLGGLIQAGKSLSSITAGPLLGMFTLGMFFPSANSAGAMVGGLVGLALVAWISLGTQAAVSTGEIVFPAKPVSIEGCPESIKNRVGNLTTIADIVSREQPFLLYRMSYLWYTWVGFLIAISIGLLVSWITGSNRCKPGDEKLYTPAVRRFLRSKVDASTQRIRAFDKVSMELGKVEMDGVEEPVRNPAVFRDTRNPP